One part of the Chryseobacterium sp. 7 genome encodes these proteins:
- the cphA gene encoding cyanophycin synthetase codes for MKIEKIQALRGPNIWSIRRKKLIQMRLDLEEMEDYPTNKIEGFRERIEKLIPSLITHRCSEGVEGGFFHRVETGTWMGHVIEHIALEIQTLAGMDVGFGRTRETKTPGVYNVVFNYIEENAGIYAAEESVNIAEALIEGKDYDLNACIHRLKEIRERVRLGPSTGSIVEEAASRRIPWIRLGTNSLVQLGYGVNQQRFQATITGKTSSIAVDIACNKELTKRMLHDAAIPVPIGDLVLDEEGLNTVIKKIGYPIVLKPLDGNHGKGSSINVTEWEAAKIGLEHAQKYSRKVIVEKYITGYDFRILVINNKMVAAARRVPAHVVGDGELNLQQLIEKENKDPRRGYGHENVLTEIEVDKDTLELLDKLQYTMETVPQKGEIVYLKSTANLSTGGTSIDVTDMVHPENITMAERISKIIGLDVCGIDVMAENLTQPLKESGGAIIEVNAAPGFRMHLAPSEGLPRNVAAPVVDMLYPQGKPFTIPIIAVTGTNGKTTTTRLISHIVKSNGYRVGFTTSDGIYIQNTMLSKGDTTGPLSAEFILKDPTVEFAVLETARGGILRSGLGFSQCDIGVLTNIEEDHLGMNDIHNLKDLTKVKRVVLDSVKKSGWSVLNADSEYSMRIVNDLDSNVAIFSMDENNPHIVKFAKEGKITCVYEEGFVTIKKGDWKIRIGKAKDFPITMEGKARFMIENVLAASLASYLYGFGIEDISNSLRTFIPSAQLTPGRLNVFKFKNFKVLIDFAHNPSGYEAIEDYLKNVESTKKIGIISGVGDRRDNDIRECGKIAGRMFDHIIIRNEKHLRGRTEEEINGLIIEGMQSAGKDVSYEIIPKEIEALKHAMGMAEEGTFITALSDVISNAIDLVQEYQARELLEDDKNG; via the coding sequence ATGAAAATCGAAAAGATTCAGGCACTAAGAGGTCCTAATATCTGGAGTATCAGAAGAAAGAAGCTGATACAGATGAGGTTAGACCTGGAAGAAATGGAGGATTATCCTACCAATAAAATAGAAGGTTTCCGTGAGAGAATTGAAAAATTAATTCCTTCATTAATTACCCACCGATGCTCAGAAGGAGTGGAAGGAGGCTTTTTCCATAGAGTGGAAACAGGTACCTGGATGGGACACGTTATTGAGCATATTGCTTTGGAGATACAAACTCTGGCAGGAATGGATGTAGGGTTTGGAAGAACCCGTGAAACAAAAACCCCCGGCGTGTATAATGTGGTATTCAATTATATTGAAGAAAATGCAGGTATTTACGCTGCAGAGGAATCTGTGAACATTGCAGAAGCATTAATAGAAGGAAAAGATTACGATCTGAACGCGTGTATTCACCGCTTAAAGGAAATCAGAGAACGTGTACGTTTGGGGCCGTCTACCGGAAGTATTGTAGAAGAAGCGGCTTCCAGAAGAATCCCATGGATCAGACTGGGGACAAATTCTCTGGTACAGCTTGGATATGGAGTGAACCAGCAGAGATTTCAGGCTACTATTACTGGAAAAACAAGTTCCATTGCGGTAGATATTGCCTGTAATAAAGAACTAACGAAAAGAATGCTTCACGATGCGGCTATCCCGGTTCCGATTGGAGATTTAGTGTTAGATGAAGAAGGGCTTAATACAGTAATCAAAAAAATTGGCTATCCGATTGTTTTAAAACCTTTGGATGGAAATCACGGAAAAGGCTCATCTATCAATGTTACAGAGTGGGAAGCAGCTAAAATTGGGTTGGAACATGCTCAAAAATATTCAAGAAAAGTAATTGTTGAGAAATATATTACAGGGTACGATTTCAGAATTCTGGTCATCAATAATAAAATGGTGGCCGCCGCAAGAAGAGTTCCTGCTCATGTGGTAGGAGACGGTGAACTGAATCTTCAGCAGCTTATTGAAAAAGAAAATAAAGACCCAAGAAGAGGCTATGGCCATGAAAATGTTCTTACCGAAATTGAGGTAGATAAAGATACACTAGAACTGCTTGATAAACTTCAATATACGATGGAAACAGTTCCTCAGAAAGGAGAAATAGTTTATCTCAAGTCAACAGCAAATCTTTCAACCGGAGGAACATCTATTGATGTAACAGATATGGTGCATCCGGAAAATATCACAATGGCAGAAAGAATTTCCAAAATTATCGGATTGGATGTCTGTGGTATTGATGTGATGGCGGAGAACCTTACTCAACCTTTAAAGGAAAGCGGTGGAGCCATTATTGAAGTAAATGCTGCCCCCGGATTCAGAATGCACCTTGCTCCAAGTGAAGGCTTGCCCAGAAACGTAGCTGCCCCTGTGGTGGATATGCTTTATCCACAGGGAAAACCTTTTACGATTCCAATTATTGCGGTAACGGGTACTAATGGGAAAACAACCACTACGAGACTTATTTCACATATTGTAAAAAGCAACGGGTATAGAGTAGGATTCACTACTTCGGATGGAATTTATATTCAAAATACCATGTTGTCAAAAGGAGATACTACAGGACCACTTTCAGCAGAATTTATCCTGAAAGACCCTACGGTAGAATTTGCTGTTCTGGAAACTGCCAGAGGAGGAATTCTGCGTTCCGGACTTGGTTTTTCACAATGTGACATTGGAGTCTTAACCAATATTGAAGAAGATCATTTGGGAATGAATGATATTCACAATTTAAAAGATCTTACCAAAGTAAAAAGGGTAGTACTGGATAGTGTAAAGAAAAGCGGTTGGAGTGTGCTGAATGCAGACAGCGAATATTCTATGAGAATCGTCAATGATCTTGACTCTAATGTGGCCATCTTTAGTATGGATGAAAATAATCCTCATATCGTAAAATTCGCAAAAGAAGGAAAAATCACCTGTGTTTATGAAGAAGGTTTTGTGACCATTAAAAAAGGAGACTGGAAAATCAGAATAGGAAAAGCCAAAGATTTCCCGATTACTATGGAAGGGAAGGCCAGATTCATGATCGAAAACGTATTGGCAGCGAGTTTAGCGAGTTACCTTTACGGATTCGGGATTGAAGATATTTCCAATTCTTTGAGAACCTTTATTCCAAGTGCTCAGCTTACACCCGGAAGACTGAATGTTTTTAAATTTAAAAACTTTAAGGTTCTGATTGACTTTGCCCATAATCCTTCAGGATATGAAGCCATTGAAGATTATCTGAAAAATGTGGAATCTACAAAGAAAATCGGTATTATTTCCGGTGTTGGAGACCGTAGAGATAACGATATCAGAGAATGTGGAAAAATTGCAGGAAGAATGTTTGATCATATCATCATTCGAAACGAAAAACATCTTCGCGGAAGAACCGAAGAAGAGATCAATGGTCTGATTATCGAAGGAATGCAGTCTGCAGGAAAAGATGTGAGCTATGAGATCATTCCTAAGGAAATAGAAGCATTGAAGCACGCTATGGGAATGGCGGAAGAAGGAACGTTTATCACTGCTTTGAGTGATGTTATTTCCAATGCCATTGATCTGGTACAGGAATATCAGGCAAGAGAATTGTTGGAAGACGATAAAAACGGATAG
- a CDS encoding cyanophycinase: MKPVGKLIVIGGAVNKGSFAETDYDQNIEKNLNFFERGILRKIINESKHKEDSVIEIVTTASQIPQIVGSEYKKAFEFLGAKNVNVLDIHNREEANSDAMVARANAADVMMFTGGDQLRLTSILGGTRFHDTILLKYQEQDFIYSGTSAGAAAASENMIYQGSSSEALLKGEIKTTQGLGLIDNVIIDTHFVQRGRIGRLFQAVVNNPRTLGIGLGEDTGLFIHNDVMTAVGSGLVILVDGRFIKDTNLTNINLGEPISIDNLTVHVMSMNDHYDLTTKTLTIENSQFNPIPQDK; encoded by the coding sequence ATGAAACCTGTTGGAAAATTAATAGTTATCGGAGGAGCTGTAAACAAAGGAAGTTTTGCTGAAACCGATTATGATCAAAATATAGAAAAGAACCTTAATTTTTTTGAGCGTGGGATCTTAAGAAAGATCATCAACGAATCAAAGCACAAAGAAGACTCTGTGATTGAAATTGTCACCACTGCTTCTCAAATTCCTCAGATTGTAGGTTCTGAATATAAAAAAGCATTTGAATTTCTCGGTGCCAAAAATGTAAATGTTCTGGATATCCACAACCGTGAAGAAGCGAATTCTGATGCAATGGTCGCAAGAGCCAATGCTGCCGATGTCATGATGTTCACCGGAGGAGACCAACTGAGACTGACTTCTATTCTTGGAGGAACAAGATTCCACGATACTATTTTATTAAAATACCAGGAACAGGATTTTATCTATTCCGGAACTTCCGCTGGTGCCGCTGCCGCTTCTGAAAATATGATCTATCAGGGAAGCAGCTCTGAAGCTCTTTTAAAAGGAGAAATCAAAACCACTCAGGGATTAGGTTTAATAGATAACGTAATTATTGACACCCATTTCGTTCAGCGAGGAAGAATCGGACGACTTTTCCAGGCGGTAGTAAACAATCCAAGAACTTTGGGAATTGGGTTGGGAGAAGATACCGGGCTTTTCATTCATAATGATGTGATGACAGCCGTAGGTTCCGGTCTTGTGATCTTAGTAGACGGAAGATTCATTAAAGACACCAACCTTACCAACATCAATCTTGGAGAACCTATTTCTATTGACAATTTAACGGTACATGTAATGTCTATGAATGATCATTACGATCTTACAACAAAGACGTTAACCATCGAAAATTCTCAGTTTAATCCGATACCACAGGATAAGTAG
- a CDS encoding isoaspartyl peptidase/L-asparaginase, with protein sequence MKIIIHGGFFSESDQSHEVKTAKQDSLKQIAQKAFDYLTTHSAFDTVAYAVSLLEDDPLYNAGIGSQIQSDGVIRMSAAIMNGNTQKLSGVINIQDVQNPIFVAKDLINEDDRVLGGNGAKIYATENGFENFSTEIPQRRKEYEAKLANGGKGTVGCVAIDKDGKLAVATSTGGKGFEIPGRISDSATVAGNYANAFCAVSCTGVGEDIVSNATAAKIVTRVTDGMNLQQAFSKTFDELKTIDGFAGAIAIDKEGNVYHQDSYPTMVFASFDGEIFEVFS encoded by the coding sequence ATGAAAATCATTATCCACGGCGGTTTTTTCTCAGAAAGTGACCAAAGCCACGAAGTAAAAACAGCTAAACAGGACTCTTTAAAACAAATTGCCCAAAAAGCGTTTGATTATCTTACAACCCATTCCGCTTTTGATACAGTTGCCTATGCCGTTTCATTACTGGAAGATGATCCTTTATACAATGCAGGAATCGGTTCCCAGATTCAAAGTGATGGTGTAATCCGTATGAGTGCTGCTATTATGAACGGAAACACTCAGAAGCTAAGCGGCGTGATTAATATTCAGGATGTACAGAACCCAATTTTTGTGGCTAAAGATCTCATCAATGAGGATGACAGAGTTCTAGGAGGAAATGGAGCCAAAATTTACGCTACGGAGAATGGTTTCGAAAATTTTTCTACGGAAATTCCTCAGAGAAGAAAAGAATATGAAGCTAAACTTGCCAACGGCGGAAAAGGAACGGTAGGCTGTGTAGCCATTGATAAAGATGGAAAATTAGCTGTTGCCACTTCTACCGGAGGAAAAGGTTTTGAGATTCCGGGAAGAATTTCAGATTCTGCCACGGTGGCCGGAAATTATGCCAATGCTTTCTGTGCAGTGAGCTGTACCGGTGTAGGTGAAGATATTGTAAGCAATGCTACTGCTGCAAAAATTGTAACAAGAGTTACAGATGGTATGAACCTTCAGCAGGCTTTCAGCAAAACTTTTGATGAACTTAAAACTATTGATGGGTTCGCAGGTGCCATTGCTATTGATAAAGAAGGAAATGTGTATCATCAGGATTCCTATCCTACTATGGTTTTCGCCAGTTTTGACGGTGAAATTTTTGAAGTCTTTTCTTAA
- a CDS encoding YtxH domain-containing protein translates to MGNKGKGLLALLGLGALAYWKYKNSSPEDQQAVKDKINTAKDNLNKWGNDLKSKANDVASQVQNKVDEAKTKAEDSLS, encoded by the coding sequence ATGGGAAACAAAGGAAAAGGACTATTAGCTTTATTAGGTTTAGGTGCATTAGCTTATTGGAAATATAAGAACTCAAGCCCTGAAGATCAACAAGCTGTAAAAGATAAGATCAATACTGCAAAGGATAATCTTAACAAATGGGGAAATGACCTTAAAAGCAAAGCCAATGATGTTGCTTCCCAGGTTCAGAATAAAGTAGACGAAGCTAAAACAAAGGCTGAAGATTCTCTGAGCTAA
- a CDS encoding class I SAM-dependent methyltransferase, which translates to MENYLEINRNSWNAKVEPHLKSDFYFVDEFLKGRTSLNSIELELLGDIQGKTILHLQSHFGQDSISLSRMGAKVTGIDLSDKAIDTARELAQKCGTDIEFICSDVYNLPNVLDQKFDIVYTSYGTIGWLPDLEKWAAVIEHFLKPGGKFIMAEFHPAVWMFDDDFAKVTYSYFNEKPIVETYEGTYADQSAPIVQEYVMWNHSLAEVLDNLIKKDLHLNTFLEFDWSPYPCFKHVEEFEKGKWRIPQFGNKIPLVFALAAEKK; encoded by the coding sequence ATGGAAAATTACTTAGAAATAAACAGGAATTCATGGAACGCAAAAGTAGAACCGCATCTGAAATCGGATTTCTATTTTGTAGATGAATTTTTAAAAGGAAGAACATCTCTGAACTCCATAGAACTTGAACTTCTTGGAGATATACAAGGAAAAACCATTCTGCATCTGCAGTCTCATTTCGGACAGGATTCCATTTCACTGTCAAGAATGGGCGCTAAGGTTACCGGAATAGATCTTTCCGACAAAGCCATTGATACCGCCAGAGAGCTTGCACAGAAATGTGGCACGGATATAGAATTCATCTGCTCAGACGTATATAATCTGCCGAATGTTTTGGATCAGAAATTTGACATCGTTTACACAAGTTATGGAACAATAGGATGGCTTCCTGATCTTGAAAAATGGGCTGCTGTTATTGAACATTTCTTAAAGCCCGGAGGAAAGTTCATAATGGCAGAATTTCACCCTGCCGTTTGGATGTTTGATGATGACTTTGCAAAAGTGACCTACAGCTATTTCAATGAAAAACCTATTGTAGAGACTTATGAAGGAACCTATGCTGACCAGTCTGCACCTATTGTTCAGGAATATGTCATGTGGAATCACTCTTTAGCAGAAGTTCTAGATAATTTGATTAAAAAAGATTTACACCTAAATACTTTCCTGGAATTTGACTGGTCACCTTATCCTTGTTTCAAACATGTAGAAGAGTTTGAAAAAGGAAAATGGAGAATTCCACAATTTGGAAATAAAATACCGTTGGTGTTTGCTTTGGCTGCAGAAAAGAAATAA
- a CDS encoding SHOCT domain-containing protein: MFRVSSEPSILDQLEQLGRLKEAGVLSEEEFLEQKKKLMEKL, encoded by the coding sequence ATTTTCAGAGTAAGTTCTGAACCAAGTATCTTAGATCAGCTCGAGCAGTTGGGAAGATTAAAAGAAGCCGGAGTGTTAAGCGAGGAAGAATTTCTAGAGCAAAAGAAAAAATTAATGGAGAAATTATAA
- a CDS encoding PH domain-containing protein, with the protein MDKEFMYGLKVEDFSYSKISSIQYETAFLLASIDIQVTDDIVEIDGVGKYHAELFCEKVREFMSRPETHFQSKF; encoded by the coding sequence GTGGATAAGGAATTTATGTACGGCTTGAAGGTAGAAGATTTTTCTTATAGCAAAATAAGCTCTATACAATATGAAACAGCGTTCTTGCTGGCTTCCATAGATATTCAGGTTACAGATGACATTGTAGAAATTGATGGCGTAGGAAAGTACCATGCCGAACTGTTTTGCGAAAAAGTAAGAGAATTCATGTCCCGTCCGGAAACTCATTTTCAGAGTAAGTTCTGA
- a CDS encoding GNAT family N-acetyltransferase, whose protein sequence is MKDKVSAEIVEKWLKGWCLSREVPFPVSYTSGFYVMVGDEKQKERFIFPELNDDFFQLANSIDEPWIYLKVSISPEEFINKIPERWKLQPQGYMMTCFHPMNFPKISLAEGYHLEFSEYNTTFVVRITAENGEQASIGRVSLTDDMAVYDRIITERNHQRKGLATFLLKELEKIALSKGVTNNLLVATEEGKLLYETLGWKLYCLHTSIVIPSED, encoded by the coding sequence ATGAAAGATAAAGTATCTGCGGAAATCGTAGAAAAATGGCTTAAAGGATGGTGCTTATCAAGAGAAGTACCTTTTCCCGTTTCCTATACATCAGGATTTTATGTGATGGTAGGAGACGAAAAGCAAAAAGAACGTTTCATATTTCCTGAGCTGAATGATGATTTTTTCCAGCTTGCCAACTCAATAGATGAACCCTGGATTTATCTGAAGGTGTCTATTTCTCCCGAAGAATTTATAAATAAAATCCCTGAACGGTGGAAACTGCAGCCACAGGGATATATGATGACCTGTTTTCATCCAATGAATTTCCCGAAAATCAGTCTTGCAGAAGGCTATCATTTAGAATTCTCTGAGTACAATACAACCTTCGTTGTAAGAATTACAGCAGAAAACGGCGAGCAGGCTTCTATAGGCCGTGTTTCTCTTACAGATGATATGGCCGTGTATGACAGAATTATTACCGAAAGGAATCATCAAAGAAAAGGACTTGCTACTTTTTTACTGAAAGAACTGGAGAAAATTGCCTTATCCAAAGGCGTTACAAATAATCTTTTAGTGGCTACCGAAGAAGGAAAGTTATTGTACGAAACCTTAGGTTGGAAGCTCTACTGTCTGCATACTTCCATTGTGATACCATCAGAAGACTGA
- a CDS encoding PH domain-containing protein: protein MTVEQNLPVAINSGSRQISKEVYKRRHQKIKSELEMLNANLSMFTKGEIKELPYLISEEEQIIAITDAQFVNTLAAGILVATPTRLISVSKAMFGEAKINDYPNETIKAVSFVSHSKSPIIKLHLDERVVEFECFMDKEDAEKFYDKIKGIYNNSQKNSSKQIGSANTNISVSSEEIFNQLEKLGKLRENGILTDTEFAEQKKKLLQQLQ from the coding sequence ATGACTGTAGAACAGAATCTTCCTGTAGCCATAAATTCCGGCTCCCGTCAGATCTCAAAAGAAGTTTATAAGAGAAGACATCAGAAGATAAAGAGCGAGCTTGAAATGCTGAATGCTAACCTTTCTATGTTTACAAAAGGTGAAATTAAAGAACTTCCTTATCTGATATCGGAAGAAGAACAAATCATCGCCATTACAGATGCTCAGTTTGTCAATACGCTGGCCGCTGGAATATTAGTGGCAACACCTACAAGATTAATTTCTGTATCAAAAGCAATGTTTGGAGAAGCAAAAATTAATGATTATCCTAACGAAACCATCAAGGCTGTAAGCTTTGTGTCACATTCAAAGTCCCCAATTATTAAATTGCATCTTGATGAAAGAGTAGTAGAGTTTGAATGTTTCATGGATAAAGAAGATGCAGAGAAGTTTTACGATAAGATAAAAGGAATATATAATAATTCTCAGAAGAATTCTTCAAAACAAATAGGTTCGGCAAACACAAATATTTCGGTTTCCTCGGAAGAAATTTTTAATCAGCTTGAAAAATTAGGAAAACTGAGAGAAAACGGAATCTTAACCGATACAGAGTTTGCAGAACAGAAAAAGAAACTCCTGCAGCAATTGCAATAA
- a CDS encoding DUF4428 domain-containing protein, giving the protein MSNNCALCNTELTSMDTLLGANKLSDGNVLCNKCLNKVSDINEELLYNLNKFSINDINKMLTEEKMKQFRQ; this is encoded by the coding sequence ATGAGCAATAACTGTGCATTGTGCAATACAGAACTAACATCCATGGATACCCTTTTGGGAGCTAATAAGCTTTCAGACGGTAATGTTTTGTGCAATAAATGTTTAAATAAAGTAAGTGATATCAACGAAGAATTGCTGTACAACCTCAATAAATTCAGCATTAATGATATCAACAAAATGCTGACTGAAGAAAAAATGAAACAGTTCAGACAATAA
- a CDS encoding SHOCT domain-containing protein — protein MNTICALCGTLLTETDLSVGKNKLADGGYLCAACFTKAITINRDLINTLDQFYFAEITGMMLKSKIEASQNPGGIQSNANNRYEYDAPIRLDEIKDQIVALNARLSILANEEVNELANVLDRDERLLAIAEGIDLQSNREGIIFSTQKRVAFIDKKFLGGVVKNEFLIHDISSIDHIENLLYSILKIYTYRGSAQFKLHNKNDGRAFSNVQNRSTSYNENEFTQNSSPFQAFAQTIPDLVEENVYSTGKSDSGAIFEQLEKLGKLRENGILTDEEFAEQKKKLLDQL, from the coding sequence ATGAATACTATTTGTGCATTGTGCGGTACACTGCTTACGGAAACAGATCTGTCTGTTGGTAAAAATAAACTGGCTGATGGCGGTTATTTGTGTGCAGCATGTTTTACAAAAGCCATTACTATCAACAGAGACCTCATCAATACTCTTGACCAGTTTTATTTTGCAGAAATTACAGGAATGATGCTGAAAAGTAAAATAGAGGCCAGCCAAAATCCGGGAGGAATTCAATCTAATGCAAACAACCGTTACGAATATGATGCACCTATCAGACTGGATGAAATAAAAGATCAGATTGTTGCGCTTAATGCAAGGCTCAGCATTCTGGCTAATGAAGAAGTGAATGAACTCGCCAATGTACTGGACAGAGATGAAAGACTGCTTGCCATCGCAGAAGGAATAGATCTTCAGAGCAACAGGGAAGGAATTATATTTTCAACCCAGAAAAGAGTTGCTTTTATTGATAAAAAATTTTTGGGCGGGGTTGTAAAAAATGAATTCCTTATTCATGATATTTCTTCCATTGATCATATTGAAAACCTTTTGTACTCTATCTTGAAAATCTATACTTATAGAGGTTCGGCACAGTTCAAGCTGCATAATAAAAATGATGGAAGAGCATTTTCCAATGTTCAAAACAGAAGTACGTCTTACAATGAAAACGAATTCACACAAAATTCAAGTCCGTTTCAGGCATTTGCTCAAACGATTCCGGATCTGGTAGAGGAAAATGTATATTCTACTGGTAAAAGTGATTCCGGAGCTATTTTTGAGCAGCTGGAAAAATTAGGAAAACTGAGAGAAAACGGAATTTTGACAGATGAAGAATTTGCAGAACAAAAGAAAAAACTGCTGGATCAATTATAA
- the hisS gene encoding histidine--tRNA ligase: MKPSLAKGTRDFTAQEVSRRKYIINILQNNFELFGFQPLETPSFENLSTLTGKYGEEGDRLIFKILESGDYLKEKRDELTSLNNDFDYYLNEVLSNNTDNNNFENKSNKKYNFEHLNNFFNDNNNIDIIRTIRNSSIHNSLDLALEDENTNNLLEYLRNNYLSSYSNSFLLDSKRSIPQISDKALRYDLTVPFARFVAMNHGKLTFPYKRYQIQPVWRADKPQKGRYREFYQCDADVVGSESLLQEVELVQLYLKSFADLKVPVTIHMNNRKILSGLAEYAGITDKLIEFTVALDKLDKIGKEGVVKELLEREIAQESIDKLDFLFSQSDDALENLLQLKEKFIGNEIGLKGVEELEYVLTQSLNLGVDMQNLVFNITLARGLDYYTGAIFEVKADEVAMGSIGGGGRYDNLTEVFGVKNIPGIGISFGLDRIYLVMEELNLFPEEASSKIEYLFANSGGEETTEALKLIMQLRAKGISAELYPENAKINKQFTYAEKKGIKNVVFLGEEELKNNTVTYKDIEAGEKKTVSLAEFLGE, encoded by the coding sequence ATGAAGCCAAGTTTAGCAAAAGGGACGAGAGATTTTACGGCACAGGAAGTTTCCAGAAGAAAATATATCATCAATATTTTACAGAATAATTTTGAATTATTCGGGTTTCAGCCATTGGAAACACCAAGCTTTGAAAATCTTTCTACGTTGACAGGAAAATACGGAGAAGAAGGTGACCGACTGATCTTTAAAATTTTGGAGTCCGGGGATTATCTGAAAGAAAAAAGAGATGAATTAACTTCATTAAATAATGATTTCGATTATTATCTTAATGAGGTATTATCTAATAATACTGATAATAATAATTTTGAAAATAAATCTAATAAGAAGTATAACTTTGAGCACTTAAACAATTTTTTTAATGATAATAATAATATTGATATTATTAGAACCATTAGAAATTCTTCAATTCATAATTCATTAGATTTAGCATTGGAAGATGAGAATACAAATAATCTTTTAGAATATTTAAGAAATAATTATCTTTCAAGCTATTCAAATTCTTTTTTGCTAGATAGTAAGCGTAGTATTCCACAGATTTCAGATAAAGCCCTTAGATATGATCTTACCGTACCTTTTGCAAGATTCGTAGCGATGAATCATGGGAAATTAACATTCCCATACAAACGTTATCAGATTCAGCCGGTTTGGAGAGCAGATAAGCCCCAGAAAGGACGATACAGAGAGTTTTATCAGTGTGATGCAGATGTAGTAGGAAGTGAAAGTTTGCTACAGGAAGTAGAGCTGGTTCAGTTGTATCTGAAGTCTTTTGCAGATCTGAAAGTTCCGGTAACCATTCATATGAATAACAGAAAGATTCTTTCCGGATTGGCAGAATATGCAGGAATTACAGATAAACTGATTGAGTTCACAGTAGCATTGGATAAGCTGGATAAAATTGGTAAAGAAGGAGTTGTAAAAGAATTGCTGGAAAGAGAAATTGCTCAAGAATCTATTGATAAACTGGATTTCTTATTCAGCCAGTCAGATGATGCACTGGAAAATCTTCTACAGCTGAAAGAGAAATTCATAGGGAATGAAATCGGTTTGAAAGGAGTAGAAGAATTGGAATATGTTCTTACACAATCTCTAAATCTGGGTGTGGATATGCAAAATCTTGTGTTCAACATAACTCTGGCGAGAGGTCTGGATTATTACACCGGAGCTATTTTCGAAGTAAAGGCAGACGAGGTAGCTATGGGCTCTATTGGAGGAGGAGGCAGATATGATAACCTGACGGAAGTTTTCGGAGTTAAAAACATTCCGGGAATAGGAATTTCTTTCGGGTTAGACAGAATTTATCTGGTAATGGAAGAATTGAATCTTTTCCCTGAAGAAGCTTCTTCTAAAATAGAATATCTGTTTGCCAATTCCGGAGGAGAAGAAACAACAGAAGCGTTGAAACTGATTATGCAGCTGAGAGCAAAAGGAATTTCTGCAGAATTATATCCTGAAAATGCAAAAATCAATAAACAGTTTACCTACGCAGAAAAGAAAGGAATCAAGAATGTAGTATTCCTGGGCGAAGAAGAGCTTAAAAATAATACGGTTACTTATAAAGATATTGAGGCTGGAGAAAAGAAAACGGTTTCGTTAGCGGAGTTTTTAGGAGAATAA
- a CDS encoding HRDC domain-containing protein, with the protein MMRVKIFKIRLPEEFLYKDQKMLDDFLEINEILKVETAFVSDERYWSVILYFEDLKLTKNTVKEPKAVKYSAENDFLNADEEKILDALKLWRSEKAREQNLPTYFIASNKELMSVAKYKPVKKEELLEIKGFGKHKIENYGEEILEILESI; encoded by the coding sequence ATGATGAGAGTAAAAATTTTTAAAATCAGATTACCTGAAGAATTTCTCTATAAAGATCAGAAAATGCTGGATGATTTTCTGGAAATCAATGAGATTCTGAAAGTAGAAACCGCTTTTGTAAGTGACGAACGGTATTGGTCTGTAATACTGTATTTTGAAGACTTAAAACTGACAAAAAATACAGTAAAAGAACCCAAAGCAGTCAAATATTCAGCAGAAAACGATTTTTTGAACGCAGATGAAGAAAAAATTCTGGATGCCTTGAAGCTCTGGAGATCAGAAAAAGCCCGGGAACAGAATCTTCCCACTTATTTCATTGCCAGTAATAAAGAATTGATGTCTGTAGCTAAATATAAGCCTGTCAAGAAAGAAGAGCTGCTAGAAATCAAAGGATTTGGAAAGCATAAAATTGAAAATTATGGTGAAGAAATTCTGGAGATTTTAGAAAGTATTTAA